A stretch of Pseudolysobacter antarcticus DNA encodes these proteins:
- a CDS encoding S1 family peptidase: MVIRLVHTLIGGVVLAHFAVAGVAAAAAPESFSISPSPDVSHGTASSLWPAVGAVITLLPGGSFEECTGTLISPRWVLTAAHCLNGDQTVANTTFIAQPDYGSSLGSGLPISSFVFDPNYDGLSSDVGLIQLTDPLLIQPFVINDLAPPPVGTTLYLLGYGVTQNNQNNMHKQLGTMMISAETSGTMTFSPSPSLACEGDSGGPVFGYTSPAGNAPVVYSTISYGNTSNCATGASATTTRTDAVLNFILQHATDACKLSGSQAPCDFVFRNGFDLRLGTNP; the protein is encoded by the coding sequence ATGGTCATTCGTTTAGTCCACACCCTGATCGGGGGCGTCGTGCTCGCGCATTTCGCTGTTGCTGGAGTAGCCGCAGCCGCCGCCCCTGAATCGTTCTCAATTTCACCATCGCCGGATGTCAGCCACGGCACGGCAAGCTCCTTGTGGCCAGCGGTCGGCGCCGTTATAACGCTGTTGCCAGGCGGATCGTTTGAAGAGTGCACGGGCACGTTAATATCACCGCGCTGGGTGCTGACGGCGGCGCATTGCCTCAATGGGGATCAAACGGTAGCGAATACGACTTTTATTGCGCAGCCCGATTACGGATCCTCGTTGGGTAGCGGGCTTCCGATATCGAGTTTTGTTTTCGATCCGAACTACGATGGACTGAGCTCCGATGTTGGATTGATACAGTTGACGGATCCATTGCTGATTCAGCCGTTCGTGATCAACGATCTCGCGCCGCCGCCCGTCGGCACGACGTTGTACCTTCTCGGGTACGGGGTGACGCAGAACAATCAGAACAACATGCACAAGCAACTCGGCACCATGATGATCAGCGCCGAAACATCGGGAACGATGACTTTTTCCCCTTCGCCATCGCTTGCTTGCGAAGGGGATTCTGGTGGCCCCGTTTTTGGATATACGTCACCGGCCGGGAATGCTCCCGTGGTTTACTCGACCATCAGCTACGGCAATACCTCAAACTGCGCAACGGGAGCGTCCGCCACCACGACGCGAACTGACGCTGTACTGAATTTTATCCTGCAGCACGCCACCGATGCCTGCAAGCTCAGTGGATCACAGGCGCCCTGTGATTTTGTGTTTCGAAATGGATTTGATTTGCGGTTGGGCACGAACCCGTAG
- a CDS encoding TolB family protein: MTRFRQRARAMLTTGFVACGVVVAPAIAVAAGADALANSVPTVFAPGVISGPAHDSAPAFTPDGNTVYFTRSNTSQSVISVSHKIGGNWSAAEIAPFSGEWNDMEPAMAPDGSYLIYISNRPAEGIDGKPVEATYNGATHPGGNLWRVDSKGSGWGRPVRLVDTVNTGPSTFAPSVASDGSLYFMTTDKQSGKFRLYRAQYRKGTYETAQPLSFSDGSNTDVDPAVAPDESFIVFASGRKPSRGMDLFIAFREGTTWGEPIHLGNVVNSPGSDAEPRLSPDQRTLYFSSERVSPVNFPRTREQAQKDTQRLQSWDNGNYNIWRISLAEWLDSRRDPHLQH; the protein is encoded by the coding sequence ATGACGCGATTTCGGCAAAGGGCGCGAGCAATGCTGACCACGGGGTTTGTTGCCTGTGGTGTTGTCGTAGCTCCCGCAATCGCTGTAGCTGCTGGCGCCGATGCGTTGGCGAATTCGGTGCCGACGGTATTCGCACCTGGCGTGATATCCGGCCCCGCGCATGATTCGGCGCCGGCATTTACGCCGGATGGCAACACGGTCTATTTCACACGCAGCAATACGAGCCAATCGGTCATCTCGGTTTCGCACAAGATCGGTGGCAATTGGTCCGCGGCGGAAATTGCGCCGTTCTCGGGGGAGTGGAACGACATGGAACCGGCCATGGCGCCGGACGGCAGTTACCTGATCTACATTTCCAATCGACCGGCCGAGGGTATTGACGGAAAACCAGTCGAAGCAACTTACAACGGTGCTACACACCCAGGCGGTAATCTTTGGCGCGTGGATAGCAAAGGCTCAGGCTGGGGGCGGCCAGTACGACTTGTCGATACGGTCAACACCGGTCCTTCGACGTTTGCACCGAGCGTTGCCAGCGACGGTAGTCTTTATTTCATGACCACCGACAAGCAGAGCGGCAAGTTTCGTCTTTACCGTGCGCAGTATCGCAAGGGGACTTACGAGACTGCGCAGCCACTGTCCTTCAGCGATGGCAGCAATACCGATGTCGACCCTGCGGTGGCGCCCGATGAATCGTTCATCGTGTTTGCCTCCGGACGCAAACCCAGTCGGGGCATGGATCTGTTCATCGCCTTTCGCGAGGGAACGACATGGGGCGAGCCTATCCATCTCGGCAATGTCGTGAACAGTCCCGGCTCCGACGCCGAGCCGCGCTTGAGCCCAGATCAGCGTACGCTGTACTTCAGCAGCGAACGCGTATCACCAGTAAACTTTCCACGCACGCGGGAGCAGGCGCAGAAGGATACCCAGCGCCTGCAGAGTTGGGACAACGGCAATTACAATATCTGGAGAATATCGCTGGCGGAGTGGCTGGATAGCCGCCGCGATCCACATCTTCAGCACTGA
- the ureG gene encoding urease accessory protein UreG, translating into MTNLVNNPLRVGIGGPVGSGKTALTLALCQALRDHYHIAVVTNDIYTAEDAQFLVRHGALSPDRIIGVETGGCPHTAIREDASINLEAVARLQRRFSDLDVIFIESGGDNLAATFSPELSDLTLYVIDVAAGDKIPRKGGPGITKSDLLVINKIDLAPMVGASLEVMDHDTRKMRGVRPFVFSNLKTGQGLPEIIEFIQTQGLLPRAELV; encoded by the coding sequence ATGACAAATCTCGTGAACAATCCGCTACGTGTCGGTATAGGTGGCCCGGTCGGCTCCGGCAAAACTGCACTGACACTGGCGCTGTGTCAGGCATTGCGCGATCACTACCATATCGCCGTCGTCACCAACGATATCTACACCGCCGAAGACGCGCAGTTTCTGGTGCGTCATGGCGCGCTGTCGCCGGATCGCATCATCGGTGTCGAGACGGGCGGTTGTCCGCACACCGCGATTCGCGAGGATGCCTCAATCAACCTCGAAGCGGTGGCGCGGCTGCAGCGCCGCTTCAGCGATCTGGATGTGATTTTCATCGAAAGTGGCGGTGACAATCTGGCCGCCACATTCAGCCCGGAACTGTCCGACCTGACGCTGTACGTGATCGACGTCGCTGCCGGCGACAAGATTCCGCGCAAGGGTGGCCCGGGCATTACCAAGTCGGATTTACTGGTGATCAACAAGATCGATCTCGCACCGATGGTCGGTGCATCGCTCGAAGTGATGGATCACGACACGCGCAAGATGCGCGGTGTGCGGCCATTCGTTTTCAGCAACCTGAAAACCGGACAAGGATTGCCCGAGATCATCGAGTTCATTCAAACCCAAGGGCTGCTGCCCCGCGCAGAATTGGTTTGA
- a CDS encoding urease accessory protein UreF, translating into MSAVFSIPGAALPRLLQLASPALPVGGYSYSQGLEYAVASALVTDETSALRWIGDVLDLSLSRYEAPLLARAHSAWSDTDLAHVSALNDDWLASRESAELRAETIQMGYSLRRLLHEMGDIDTRLLADLDQLGDIGFPLVWAAVAQHWSIPVAISLNVYLWAWLENQTMAALKTVPLGQACGQRLLFAIGARIPALVERALDLDDTHWSNFAPGHGLASIAHETQYSRLFRS; encoded by the coding sequence GTGAGCGCCGTATTTTCAATCCCCGGTGCTGCGCTGCCACGGCTGTTGCAGTTGGCCAGCCCCGCACTGCCGGTCGGCGGCTACAGTTATTCGCAGGGACTCGAATACGCGGTGGCGAGCGCGCTCGTGACCGATGAAACATCTGCCTTGCGCTGGATCGGCGATGTACTCGATCTAAGCCTGAGCCGCTATGAAGCCCCGTTGCTGGCGCGCGCGCACAGCGCCTGGAGCGACACCGACTTGGCACACGTGAGTGCGCTCAACGACGATTGGCTGGCGAGCCGCGAGAGCGCGGAATTGCGCGCCGAAACTATCCAGATGGGTTATTCCTTGCGGCGCCTGCTGCATGAAATGGGCGATATCGATACCCGCCTGCTCGCGGACCTCGATCAACTCGGCGACATCGGCTTTCCGCTGGTCTGGGCGGCGGTCGCGCAGCACTGGTCGATTCCGGTGGCAATAAGCCTCAACGTCTATCTGTGGGCATGGCTGGAGAATCAGACCATGGCGGCGCTCAAGACCGTGCCGCTGGGTCAGGCCTGCGGTCAACGTCTGTTGTTCGCGATCGGCGCGCGCATCCCGGCGCTAGTCGAACGCGCGCTCGATCTGGACGATACACACTGGAGCAACTTTGCTCCCGGCCATGGGCTTGCCAGCATCGCGCATGAAACCCAGTATTCCCGCCTTTTCCGGTCCTGA
- the ureE gene encoding urease accessory protein UreE — protein sequence MLTVHEKTDSASSATEQLVLPYESRCKRRMRSKLQSGEEIALMLASGTILRGGDFLAGDDGRVIAVIAASEALIEARCTTPLQLGRVAYHLGNRHVAVEVGDDWLRFVADHVLAQMVQGLGCATRAINAAFEPEAGAYGAHAHEQNHSNVRLFDPGHGAHRSLPKIHEFPSS from the coding sequence ATGCTCACAGTGCATGAAAAAACCGACTCAGCCAGCAGCGCTACCGAACAACTGGTGCTGCCTTACGAAAGTCGCTGCAAACGGCGCATGCGCAGCAAACTGCAATCCGGTGAAGAAATCGCCTTGATGCTTGCATCCGGCACGATCTTGCGCGGCGGCGATTTTTTGGCTGGCGATGATGGTCGCGTGATTGCCGTGATCGCCGCGTCCGAAGCGCTGATCGAAGCGCGCTGCACAACGCCGCTGCAACTCGGACGTGTGGCGTATCACCTCGGCAACCGGCATGTTGCGGTCGAAGTCGGCGATGACTGGCTGCGTTTTGTCGCCGATCACGTGCTGGCGCAAATGGTGCAGGGACTCGGTTGCGCAACGCGTGCAATCAACGCGGCGTTTGAACCGGAAGCCGGCGCCTATGGCGCGCACGCGCACGAACAAAACCACAGCAACGTGCGCTTGTTCGATCCGGGCCACGGCGCACATCGATCGCTGCCAAAAATCCATGAATTCCCGTCGTCGTGA
- the ureC gene encoding urease subunit alpha, with translation MSLKISRRAYAEMFGPTVGDRVRLADTELFIEVEKDFTIYGEEVKFGGGKVIRDGMGQSQRCAAEVADTVITNALIVDASGIVKADIGIKHGRIAGIGKAGNPDIQPGVTIAIGAGTEIIAGEGLLITAGGIDTHIHFICPQQIDEALMSGITTMIGGGTGPATGTFATTCTPGPWHIHKMLQAADAFPMNLGFLGKGNASLPLPLREQIDAGAIGLKLHEDWGTTPAAIDNCLNVADETDTQVAIHTDTLNESGFVETTLAAFKGRTIHTYHTEGAGGGHAPDIIRACGEANVLPSSTNPTRPYTINTIDEHLDMLMVCHHLDASIAEDIAFAESRIRRETIAAEDILHDLGAFSMISSDSQAMGRVGETIIRCWQTAHKMKMQRGALAQDSARNDNFRIKRYIAKYTINPAITHGISHVVGSIEVGKLADMVLWKPAFFGVKPSLILKGGMIAAAAMGDPNASIPTPQPVHYRPMFGAFGGALATSLTFVSQAALANPALAALGLRKPLEAVRNTRNISKHDMRHNDLLPKIEVDPETYAVRADGELLVCEPAVVLPMAQRYFLF, from the coding sequence ATGAGCCTGAAAATTTCGCGCCGCGCCTATGCGGAAATGTTCGGCCCGACTGTTGGTGATCGTGTGCGTCTGGCCGATACCGAACTGTTCATCGAGGTCGAAAAGGATTTCACGATCTACGGCGAGGAAGTCAAATTCGGTGGCGGCAAAGTGATCCGCGACGGCATGGGCCAGAGCCAGCGTTGCGCCGCCGAAGTGGCCGACACAGTCATCACCAACGCGCTGATTGTTGATGCCAGTGGCATCGTCAAGGCTGACATCGGCATCAAGCACGGGCGCATCGCCGGCATCGGCAAGGCCGGCAATCCGGATATCCAGCCGGGAGTGACAATTGCCATCGGCGCCGGCACCGAAATCATCGCCGGCGAGGGTTTGTTGATCACTGCCGGTGGCATCGATACGCACATTCATTTCATCTGTCCACAGCAGATTGACGAAGCACTGATGTCGGGCATCACCACCATGATCGGCGGCGGTACCGGCCCGGCAACGGGCACGTTCGCCACTACCTGCACGCCCGGGCCGTGGCACATCCACAAAATGCTGCAGGCGGCCGATGCGTTCCCGATGAATCTCGGATTTCTCGGCAAAGGCAACGCCAGTTTGCCGTTGCCTTTGCGCGAGCAGATCGACGCCGGCGCGATCGGCCTCAAGCTTCACGAAGACTGGGGCACCACACCCGCGGCAATCGACAATTGCCTCAACGTGGCGGATGAAACCGATACCCAGGTGGCGATCCATACCGATACGCTCAACGAATCCGGATTTGTCGAAACCACCCTCGCCGCCTTCAAGGGCCGCACCATTCACACCTATCACACCGAAGGTGCTGGCGGCGGTCATGCGCCGGATATTATCCGCGCTTGCGGCGAGGCAAATGTATTGCCGTCATCGACTAATCCGACGCGGCCATACACCATCAACACGATCGATGAACACCTCGACATGCTGATGGTTTGCCATCATCTGGATGCGTCGATTGCCGAGGACATCGCGTTTGCCGAATCGCGTATCCGGCGCGAAACGATTGCAGCCGAAGATATCCTGCACGATCTCGGCGCGTTCTCGATGATCTCCTCGGATTCGCAGGCAATGGGACGCGTCGGCGAAACGATCATTCGTTGCTGGCAGACTGCGCACAAGATGAAAATGCAACGCGGCGCGCTCGCGCAGGATAGTGCACGCAACGACAATTTCCGAATCAAACGCTACATCGCCAAATACACCATCAATCCGGCAATCACGCACGGCATCAGCCATGTCGTTGGTTCGATCGAAGTCGGCAAACTCGCCGATATGGTGTTGTGGAAGCCGGCGTTTTTCGGCGTCAAACCGTCACTGATCCTGAAAGGCGGCATGATTGCGGCGGCAGCGATGGGTGATCCAAATGCTTCGATTCCGACACCACAGCCGGTGCATTATCGACCGATGTTCGGTGCGTTCGGTGGTGCGCTGGCGACTTCGCTGACGTTCGTATCGCAGGCAGCGCTGGCCAATCCCGCGCTCGCTGCACTCGGTCTGCGCAAGCCGCTCGAAGCCGTGCGCAATACGCGCAATATCAGCAAACACGATATGCGGCATAACGATCTCTTGCCGAAAATCGAAGTCGATCCGGAAACGTATGCAGTGCGCGCCGATGGCGAGTTGCTGGTATGTGAGCCGGCGGTCGTATTGCCGATGGCGCAGCGTTATTTTCTGTTCTGA
- a CDS encoding urease subunit beta — protein MIPGEILVNTGEIELNGGRDVVEIVVANSGDRPIQVGSHYHFYEVNDALEFTRRVAYGFRLDIAAGTAVRFEPGMRRTVRLVALAGDRRVYGFAGRIMGALEDVPT, from the coding sequence ATGATCCCCGGCGAGATTCTGGTCAATACCGGCGAGATTGAACTCAACGGCGGTCGCGATGTGGTCGAGATCGTGGTCGCGAATAGCGGCGATCGGCCGATTCAGGTCGGCTCGCATTATCATTTCTACGAGGTCAACGACGCACTCGAATTCACGCGTCGTGTTGCCTACGGATTTCGCCTCGACATCGCCGCTGGAACTGCGGTGCGCTTCGAGCCGGGCATGCGCCGCACGGTGCGTCTGGTCGCGCTCGCCGGTGATCGGCGCGTCTACGGATTTGCCGGACGCATCATGGGCGCGCTCGAGGATGTCCCGACATGA
- the ureA gene encoding urease subunit gamma gives MELTPREKDKLLIFTAGLVAERRKARGLKLNYPEAVAFISAALMEGARDGRTVAELMSFGASLLTRVDVMEGVAEMVPEIQVEATFPDGTKLVTVHQPIQ, from the coding sequence ATGGAACTGACTCCGCGCGAAAAAGACAAACTGCTGATCTTCACCGCCGGGCTGGTCGCCGAACGGCGCAAGGCGCGCGGCTTGAAACTCAACTATCCCGAGGCGGTGGCGTTCATCAGCGCAGCCCTGATGGAAGGCGCGCGCGATGGCCGCACGGTCGCCGAGTTGATGAGCTTCGGCGCAAGCCTGCTGACACGCGTCGATGTGATGGAAGGTGTGGCCGAGATGGTGCCGGAGATTCAGGTCGAGGCGACCTTTCCCGATGGCACCAAACTGGTCACCGTACATCAGCCGATTCAATAA
- a CDS encoding urease accessory protein UreD — protein sequence MNKTIPLASNWHAELDLEYRRVGERTLLAAQRRRGPLCVQKALYPEGDAICHSIILHPPGGIAAGDQLYLGVDLGPGSHSLLTTPGASKWYRSDDAEAAQQLHFTLAPGAMLEWLPQETILFRGTRARLDCTIDLAPGALFLGWEVLCFGRRASGEIFDGGRLSLTSRISQSGKSLWRERGRVDGASAFLTSPVGLAGCSVSATLILAGTDLDRSVLDRLREIVPADGAKHGITLLPQLAVARYLGDSNEAARGWMIGLWSVLRPAVFGRPAQAPRIWST from the coding sequence GTGAACAAGACCATACCGCTCGCATCAAACTGGCACGCCGAACTTGATCTGGAATACCGCCGGGTCGGCGAACGCACGCTGCTGGCAGCGCAACGACGGCGCGGGCCGCTGTGCGTGCAGAAGGCGCTGTATCCCGAAGGCGATGCGATTTGCCACAGCATCATCCTGCATCCACCAGGCGGAATCGCCGCGGGCGACCAGCTATATCTTGGTGTCGATCTCGGGCCGGGCAGCCACTCTTTGTTGACCACGCCAGGCGCAAGCAAATGGTATCGCTCGGACGACGCCGAAGCGGCACAGCAGCTTCACTTCACACTAGCACCCGGCGCGATGCTTGAGTGGCTACCGCAGGAGACCATTCTTTTTCGTGGCACACGTGCACGACTCGACTGCACCATCGATCTGGCACCTGGCGCGCTATTCCTGGGCTGGGAAGTATTGTGTTTCGGTCGTCGCGCGAGTGGCGAAATTTTCGATGGCGGACGACTGAGCCTGACCAGCCGCATCAGCCAATCCGGAAAATCACTATGGCGAGAGCGTGGCCGGGTCGATGGCGCCTCAGCGTTTCTGACATCGCCGGTCGGGCTGGCCGGTTGTTCGGTGAGTGCCACACTGATCCTGGCCGGCACTGATCTGGATCGATCGGTACTCGACCGGCTGCGCGAGATCGTGCCTGCGGATGGCGCAAAACACGGCATCACGCTCCTGCCGCAACTCGCCGTTGCACGTTATCTTGGCGACTCCAATGAAGCCGCGCGCGGCTGGATGATCGGGCTATGGTCGGTGCTGCGTCCGGCAGTGTTCGGGCGACCTGCGCAGGCGCCGAGAATCTGGAGTACCTAA
- a CDS encoding Fis family transcriptional regulator, translated as MTRVVRAYVRQRVATELKLLGYWGTEGVENDVNFESGHIDREGRTDIAYLWNNDTFGMELVFEFKKLTTRSDSRSRYIHHGVQNFVSGIYSERQPFAVMVGILLASREEAGQGLCLALAHRPTAAAIHACANTDHRFVMAPSTLFPKYATFDTEHLRSASNAPFHGTIRIAHLFLEFPYAKFTYKRKQRAALIESLENDDDV; from the coding sequence ATGACGAGAGTTGTGCGCGCTTACGTCCGCCAGCGCGTCGCCACGGAACTCAAACTACTCGGGTATTGGGGCACGGAAGGCGTCGAGAACGATGTCAATTTCGAGTCGGGTCACATTGATCGCGAAGGGCGCACCGATATTGCCTATTTATGGAACAACGATACGTTTGGCATGGAGCTCGTGTTTGAATTCAAGAAACTGACCACGCGGTCCGATAGCCGATCTCGTTACATCCATCACGGTGTACAGAATTTCGTATCCGGTATCTACAGTGAGCGGCAGCCCTTCGCGGTGATGGTCGGCATTCTGCTCGCCAGTCGCGAGGAGGCAGGCCAAGGACTATGCCTGGCTTTGGCGCACCGACCCACTGCCGCTGCCATTCATGCTTGCGCAAATACCGACCACCGCTTTGTTATGGCGCCGTCAACGCTGTTTCCGAAGTACGCAACGTTCGACACCGAGCATTTACGCTCGGCGTCGAATGCACCCTTCCACGGCACCATTCGCATCGCCCATTTATTCTTAGAGTTTCCCTATGCCAAATTCACATACAAGCGCAAACAACGGGCGGCCCTGATCGAAAGCCTTGAAAACGATGACGACGTCTGA
- a CDS encoding Crp/Fnr family transcriptional regulator, which translates to MPDARIDPRRNHLLGAIPEAEWDRFAPQLTPIIMKLGQVVYEAGVEQTYVYFPTDSIVSLLSVMENGDSAEIAIVGHEGLVGISLFMGGSATPSRAVVQSAGYAFRMKAQFIRDEFVLAGPVQQLFLRYTQALLTQMGQTAVCNRHHSLDQQLCRWILMSLDRLASNEVMMTQELISNMLGVRREGVTEAAGKLQRLGIIEYQRGKIRVLDRKRLEAKSCECYEVVRKEFARLLPWDQGVKEDA; encoded by the coding sequence ATGCCTGACGCGCGCATCGACCCACGACGTAACCATCTGCTGGGTGCCATTCCCGAAGCAGAATGGGATCGATTTGCCCCGCAATTGACCCCGATCATCATGAAGCTCGGTCAGGTGGTTTACGAAGCCGGGGTCGAGCAAACCTACGTCTACTTTCCCACCGACTCGATTGTGTCGTTGCTCTCCGTCATGGAGAACGGTGATTCGGCGGAGATCGCCATCGTGGGCCATGAGGGCTTGGTGGGGATTTCGCTGTTCATGGGTGGAAGCGCTACACCGAGTCGGGCCGTGGTGCAGAGCGCGGGCTATGCGTTCCGCATGAAGGCCCAATTCATCCGCGATGAGTTTGTTCTGGCCGGACCGGTTCAACAATTGTTCTTGCGTTACACACAAGCGCTACTCACCCAAATGGGGCAGACGGCGGTGTGCAATCGACACCACAGCCTCGACCAACAACTGTGCCGCTGGATTCTCATGAGCCTGGATCGATTGGCATCGAACGAGGTGATGATGACGCAGGAGCTGATTTCCAACATGCTGGGCGTGCGGCGCGAAGGTGTGACGGAGGCCGCGGGTAAGCTTCAACGATTGGGCATCATCGAATACCAACGCGGCAAGATTCGCGTCCTGGATCGCAAACGCCTCGAGGCGAAGTCCTGCGAGTGCTACGAGGTGGTGCGTAAGGAATTTGCGCGCTTGCTGCCTTGGGATCAGGGAGTAAAGGAGGATGCCTGA
- a CDS encoding Crp/Fnr family transcriptional regulator, whose product MPVKRVTAVSNQLLSALPKPDRERFIADCSTVDLVRGNVLHEQDHRIGHVYFPTSSFVSMLIHVDEHSELEVGMIGSEGMCGHEAILGSTRAPLRALVQGAGHAWRMEITVFRRKLESSLPVRQLLNRYVGILLRQLAQTAACTRFHNVEQRLARWLLMTADRAHADSFVVTQEFLSFMLGVRRAGVTKAAGALQALDLIHYTRGQMDILDRDALVSVACVCYEADLSSYRRGLSEKTYMT is encoded by the coding sequence ATGCCTGTCAAGCGAGTCACCGCGGTATCCAATCAATTGCTTTCAGCACTTCCAAAGCCGGATCGCGAGCGTTTTATCGCGGATTGCAGCACCGTTGATCTCGTGCGTGGCAACGTGCTGCACGAGCAAGACCATCGTATTGGGCATGTGTATTTCCCCACGAGTAGCTTTGTTTCGATGCTCATTCATGTCGATGAACATTCCGAGTTGGAAGTGGGCATGATCGGTAGTGAAGGCATGTGTGGGCATGAAGCGATTCTGGGTTCCACGCGCGCGCCCCTGCGTGCCTTGGTGCAAGGCGCTGGTCACGCATGGCGCATGGAGATCACAGTGTTTCGGCGGAAATTGGAAAGCTCGCTGCCAGTGCGTCAACTTCTGAACAGATACGTGGGTATCCTTCTCCGACAGCTTGCGCAGACCGCTGCCTGCACCCGTTTCCACAACGTCGAACAGCGGCTTGCGCGATGGCTGTTAATGACAGCAGACCGTGCGCACGCAGACTCCTTTGTTGTGACGCAGGAGTTCCTCTCGTTCATGCTCGGTGTGCGTCGGGCTGGCGTTACAAAGGCTGCGGGCGCGCTCCAGGCGCTAGATCTGATTCACTACACACGTGGCCAAATGGACATTCTTGATCGCGATGCACTCGTGTCAGTCGCGTGTGTTTGTTACGAGGCAGACCTATCCAGCTACCGGCGCGGCCTCTCAGAGAAAACATACATGACATGA
- a CDS encoding sensor histidine kinase, which translates to MLEHSIVSLPVGRLGGKLFPTLYVAPLAPIEQPSFAEIRDALAALAATHRETEDLLKQSDQALLDAGERASMRERFIGVLGHDLRNSLQSIGFGTYQLRQTVADAPSTEAIAQIERSCGRMTELVQNILDFVRGRLGGGIPLSRRREDGLADELRHVVTEVQLVHADRDILSDINIAFPVTCDRRRLAQLLANLLTNAVTHGVADQPVKVRMHSCERMFEMSVTNGGPAIPVDRLAGLFEPFSHRVDNTQHSGLGLGLYIAAEISRSHGGTLTVSSLPMQTCFTFRMPMPTQIVVENKRVEPEAWQLLFR; encoded by the coding sequence ATGTTGGAGCACTCCATTGTTTCCCTCCCGGTTGGACGACTGGGCGGCAAGTTATTCCCAACGCTTTACGTTGCACCGTTGGCGCCAATCGAGCAACCCAGTTTCGCGGAAATCCGCGATGCCTTGGCAGCGTTGGCGGCAACCCACCGCGAGACGGAAGATTTGCTCAAGCAAAGTGATCAAGCGCTCCTCGACGCTGGCGAACGCGCGAGCATGCGCGAGCGATTCATTGGCGTGCTGGGGCATGACTTGCGAAACTCACTGCAATCGATCGGCTTCGGTACCTACCAGCTCAGGCAGACCGTAGCCGATGCGCCATCAACAGAGGCCATCGCGCAAATTGAACGCAGCTGCGGTCGAATGACCGAACTTGTTCAGAATATTCTGGATTTTGTGCGCGGTCGACTCGGCGGTGGCATTCCGCTTTCCCGCCGGAGAGAGGATGGGTTAGCTGATGAACTTCGACACGTCGTCACGGAGGTTCAATTGGTGCATGCAGATCGTGACATCTTGAGCGATATTAATATCGCTTTCCCTGTCACCTGCGACCGACGCCGCCTGGCGCAACTACTCGCCAATTTGTTGACGAACGCAGTTACTCATGGCGTTGCGGATCAGCCGGTGAAGGTGCGGATGCATAGTTGCGAAAGGATGTTTGAAATGTCCGTGACCAACGGCGGCCCCGCCATCCCGGTCGACAGATTAGCGGGGTTATTCGAGCCTTTTTCTCACCGCGTGGACAACACTCAACACTCGGGGCTTGGGCTGGGACTGTATATCGCTGCGGAAATTTCCAGGTCGCATGGCGGAACGCTGACGGTATCGTCACTGCCAATGCAAACGTGCTTCACTTTTCGTATGCCGATGCCTACCCAAATCGTCGTAGAAAATAAGCGGGTCGAACCTGAAGCTTGGCAATTATTGTTCAGGTAA